The genome window TTCGACCCGTCGGTGGCCTCACCGGTGGACCCGCCGATCCCAGGCAGGTCGACGGCGACTGCTCGAACCGTCCGAGAGGCCAACTCCATGACCGATTGCCAAGAGCGCCAGGACTCGGGCCAGCCGTGGAGGAAAACGACCGGCTGGCCCGCCGGGTCGCCGGCTTCGACCACGTGTATCGACGAGGCGTCCACGGCGACCTGGCTGTGACGAAACTTCGCGGTCGGAGGTTTGTGGCTCTCGGTGGGGTCCATTTCGCAATCCTGGTGTCCAATGCGGCCAGATTCTGTCCTGATTACCCTCGTTGTTACGGAACGCGATTACTGAGGTGCGGCATCCGTCGGGACTCCGTACCGCTGGTGAAAGACGTTGTGTTCCACGGGACGGCGACCGGGATGACGCCGCTCCTCGGCCGCGTAGCCGACCGAGACCAACAAGGCGATGGCGAGGTCGTCGCGGTCCTCGACGCCGATGACCTTCTTCACTTTGGCCTCGTCCCAGCCGTTCATCGGCGAGGTGGCCAGTCCCATCTCCGTGGCAGCGAGCATCACGTAGGTGGCGGCAATGACAGCGTCCTTCACTGCGTACTCGCGCAGCAGACCGCGTTCCTCCAGGTCCTGCTGGAACGCCTGCGAGGCCGCGGCGAACATCGCGATGAACTGTTCGTTCCAGGCTCCGCCGCGGCGTGCCTGGTCGTAGACGTCCTTGTGGTCATCGCGCCAGGCCTGTGGCTCGGCGACGAAGACCAGGATGACCGGTGCCTCCCGCGGCTGGGGCTGCCCTCCGGTGGCCCACACCAACCCCTCGCGACCCTCGTCAGTGGTGATCGCGACGACTGAGCGGTCCTGCAGGTTCCAGCTGGTGGGTGCTTCTGTGGCGAGGGCGAGAAGCTCCGCGAGCAGGGTCGGCGGGACAGCGTCAGGCAGATAGTGACGGACGGTACGCCGATTGCGGATCGCCTCGGCGACGGACAGGGTCTGGTTTCTCATACGACAAACCATGAGAGAGTGACTCTCCGTTGGGAAGAAGGCACCAATTAGTGCGTTACTCTCCTCCCATGAAGACCATCGTCGAGTCCTCCGGGCTGCCGGCCGACGTCTACTCCGCGAAGTGCCCGACTCGCCAGGTCCTCGACCACATCGCCGGCAAGTGGACTGTCCTGGTCGTAGACGCGCTCCTTGAGGGCACCATGCGGTACACGGATCTGAGCCGCCGCATCGGGGGAGTTTCGCAGAAGATGCTGACCCAGACGCTGCGTGGTCTGGAGGCCGACGGGTTTGTCACCCGTACCGTGCACCCCACGATCCCGCCCCGGGTCGACTACGAGCTGACGGAACTCGGCCGCAGCCTCGCCGAGCCGATCACTGCGCTCCGAGAGTGGACGGAGACCCATATCAACGACATAGAAAGAGCTCGGTCCGGCGCGGCATCCAAAGCGGGGGCATCTCCCGACTCGTGAGACGCAGATTCGGAACCGTACACAGCAACCTTCGGAAAGGTCCAGGGTGACTCATGAAGGCACTGACAGTTCAACCTGGTCGAAAGGACAGTCTCGAACTTCGGGACCTCCCGGAGCCGCCAGTTAGCGACGGATCCGTGTTGGTGGAGTGTATGGAGATAGGACTGTGCGGAACGGACGTTGAGATCATCGCTGGTGAGTTCGGCGAAGCCCCTCCGGGAACGGATTGTCTTGTTCTCGGCCACGAGAGTGTGGGCCGAGTCGTCGAGGCTCCCACTAGCTCCGGATTCGCCACCGGCGACCTCGTGGTAGGCATGGTGCGTCGCCTCGGATCGAATCCGTGCGAAGCCTGCCTAAAAGGCGAGTGGGATATGTGTCGCGGACACGAGTACGTTGAGCACGG of Mycobacteriales bacterium contains these proteins:
- a CDS encoding nitroreductase family protein: MRNQTLSVAEAIRNRRTVRHYLPDAVPPTLLAELLALATEAPTSWNLQDRSVVAITTDEGREGLVWATGGQPQPREAPVILVFVAEPQAWRDDHKDVYDQARRGGAWNEQFIAMFAAASQAFQQDLEERGLLREYAVKDAVIAATYVMLAATEMGLATSPMNGWDEAKVKKVIGVEDRDDLAIALLVSVGYAAEERRHPGRRPVEHNVFHQRYGVPTDAAPQ
- a CDS encoding helix-turn-helix domain-containing protein; the protein is MKTIVESSGLPADVYSAKCPTRQVLDHIAGKWTVLVVDALLEGTMRYTDLSRRIGGVSQKMLTQTLRGLEADGFVTRTVHPTIPPRVDYELTELGRSLAEPITALREWTETHINDIERARSGAASKAGASPDS